From Synoicihabitans lomoniglobus, the proteins below share one genomic window:
- a CDS encoding alpha/beta hydrolase, with protein sequence MTSFRFLRVSLFGILLPLGAAPPVSEQTLTFASVEEHTLALDLYRPTDDIVGVIIWVHGGAWRGGDRTGVDLKGMTQHGWAVASVDYRLSGDARFPAQIHDIKAAIRYLRAHADELNLPPTPFVIAGSSAGGHLAALVGVSNQSAVLEGNVGDDLETSSEVQAIVDLYGASNLLTILPQSTPHGLNVRKPALDLFIGGQPENVPEMAKLASPVYHVDARDPPLYLSHGDQDPQMPINQAHEIHGAYERLGLPVHFEVMYGSAHGGPAFTAPEELTRIDTFLRKHLHR encoded by the coding sequence ATGACATCGTTTCGCTTCCTTCGTGTCTCGCTTTTCGGAATACTTCTTCCGCTGGGCGCGGCTCCTCCCGTCAGCGAACAAACCCTCACCTTTGCCTCCGTCGAGGAGCACACACTTGCGCTCGATTTATATAGGCCAACGGACGATATCGTCGGCGTGATCATCTGGGTGCATGGTGGAGCGTGGCGCGGCGGCGATCGCACGGGCGTGGATCTGAAAGGCATGACGCAGCACGGTTGGGCTGTCGCCAGCGTCGATTACCGGCTGTCCGGAGACGCCCGCTTTCCGGCACAAATTCACGATATCAAGGCCGCCATTCGCTACCTGCGTGCCCATGCCGACGAACTGAACCTGCCCCCTACGCCTTTCGTGATCGCAGGATCGTCCGCCGGTGGTCACTTGGCGGCGCTGGTCGGCGTCAGCAATCAATCCGCGGTGCTCGAAGGCAACGTGGGCGACGACCTCGAGACGTCATCCGAGGTGCAGGCCATCGTGGACCTCTACGGCGCCAGCAACCTGCTCACCATTCTCCCGCAATCCACTCCGCACGGCCTGAACGTGCGCAAACCAGCGCTCGATCTGTTCATCGGTGGACAGCCCGAAAACGTCCCGGAAATGGCCAAGCTTGCGAGCCCGGTCTACCACGTTGATGCTCGCGATCCCCCACTCTACCTGAGCCACGGCGATCAGGATCCCCAGATGCCGATCAACCAAGCTCACGAAATCCATGGCGCCTACGAAAGGCTCGGCTTACCCGTGCACTTCGAAGTGATGTATGGCAGCGCCCATGGGGGCCCCGCTTTCACGGCCCCCGAGGAACTCACCCGCATCGACACTTTTCTGCGGAAACACCTGCATCGCTGA
- a CDS encoding tetratricopeptide repeat protein has product MSNLLRTAFFLGTMLLGISGVRAADWIKLEAEDVTVMSDGRRSSVVEFAKDYVAFRTAAHEFFGRPGMARPKSLIILHTRGRDFRDYVATSQKNRDLFSFSTEVDGRAVSAMTRSSNWEHTFRLATEFDTIWLMRRYGWALPTWMSQGSGAVMSTAYVDRDAKVVVGKSTTLAHKWKSGHMIPWERFFNIGRGSAEYKGDKNQGAFHAQAWGLMHWLLLRDDAGPQRFQALAEELKERSWLEAVVEVGGVPIDDLNKTLRRHVRSRLPTRSFPFDAEAVERSFVITALDRAELLAAQSDVAAASGEASRADLLYFEAAGLAPNLPAVLEAGARRLRRLGEWDSAIDKYKAAIAAGTTNANAYVEVAEWRLNRSSSQMGGGIPAVMEPATAEVRRALELSPGLGEAYRLLGRLAYLAPEPDPTVLAELSQRVGPDFWGIQARFYRGLLLNRLGRTQAAVLEMEIVLSQAEAGSQTAENAQSQLQRIQLAPLRADVDQAYQDGDYEKAWALIDAWEASPANRPEHAAEILTMRHRINDRKKVVEQRALDREMRELNRLLKAKQYRYAQEKARGLLQTEHSETLQLAFTRLANQVDAIATMQLVRATNADGQWAETIELAETYLEQAPPDQKYRDQIEAGLAEARQNLANAPTSN; this is encoded by the coding sequence ATGAGCAACTTGCTGCGAACCGCGTTTTTCCTGGGAACCATGTTGCTGGGGATCTCCGGGGTCCGAGCGGCGGATTGGATCAAGTTGGAGGCGGAGGATGTGACGGTCATGAGTGATGGGCGTCGCAGTAGCGTGGTTGAATTTGCCAAAGACTACGTGGCGTTTCGCACTGCGGCTCATGAGTTTTTCGGCCGGCCGGGGATGGCACGGCCGAAGTCGTTGATAATCCTGCATACGCGCGGCCGCGATTTCCGCGATTACGTGGCGACTTCGCAGAAGAATCGGGATCTCTTCAGCTTCTCCACCGAGGTGGATGGCCGGGCGGTGTCGGCGATGACGCGAAGTTCGAACTGGGAACACACGTTTCGACTCGCGACGGAGTTTGATACGATCTGGTTGATGCGGCGCTACGGCTGGGCGTTGCCGACATGGATGTCGCAGGGCAGCGGGGCGGTGATGTCCACCGCGTATGTCGATCGTGATGCGAAGGTGGTCGTGGGGAAAAGCACCACGCTTGCCCACAAGTGGAAGAGCGGTCACATGATCCCGTGGGAACGTTTTTTTAATATCGGGCGAGGTTCGGCGGAATACAAGGGGGACAAAAACCAAGGTGCTTTCCACGCGCAGGCGTGGGGGCTGATGCATTGGTTGTTGTTGCGGGACGACGCGGGACCGCAGCGGTTCCAAGCCCTCGCGGAGGAGTTAAAGGAGCGGTCGTGGCTGGAGGCTGTGGTCGAGGTGGGCGGCGTGCCCATCGACGATCTCAATAAAACCCTGCGGCGCCATGTGCGGAGCCGACTCCCGACCCGCAGCTTCCCGTTCGATGCGGAGGCGGTGGAACGTTCGTTTGTGATCACCGCGCTGGATCGGGCCGAGTTGTTGGCGGCCCAGAGTGATGTGGCAGCGGCATCGGGTGAGGCGAGTCGCGCCGATTTGTTATACTTCGAAGCGGCCGGTTTGGCCCCGAACTTGCCGGCGGTGCTCGAGGCGGGCGCGCGTCGACTGCGCCGGTTGGGGGAATGGGACTCCGCCATCGATAAATATAAGGCGGCCATCGCAGCCGGCACGACCAACGCCAACGCTTATGTGGAAGTGGCGGAGTGGCGTTTGAATCGTAGCAGCAGCCAAATGGGTGGCGGAATCCCCGCCGTGATGGAACCCGCCACGGCCGAAGTGCGACGGGCGCTCGAATTGAGTCCGGGATTGGGCGAAGCCTATCGGTTGCTGGGTCGGCTGGCATATCTGGCTCCGGAGCCCGACCCGACGGTGTTGGCAGAGCTGAGTCAGCGCGTAGGGCCGGATTTTTGGGGAATCCAGGCCCGTTTTTATCGGGGTCTGCTGTTGAATCGACTGGGCCGAACGCAAGCCGCCGTGCTGGAGATGGAGATCGTATTGAGTCAGGCGGAAGCAGGTTCGCAAACCGCCGAAAATGCGCAGTCGCAATTGCAGCGTATTCAACTCGCGCCGTTGCGAGCCGACGTGGATCAGGCGTATCAGGATGGCGACTACGAGAAAGCCTGGGCGCTGATCGATGCCTGGGAGGCATCCCCGGCGAACCGACCGGAGCATGCCGCGGAAATTTTGACCATGCGACATCGCATCAACGACCGAAAAAAGGTGGTCGAGCAACGGGCCTTGGATCGCGAGATGCGCGAGCTAAACCGTTTGCTCAAGGCCAAGCAGTATCGCTACGCCCAGGAAAAAGCGCGTGGTCTCCTGCAGACCGAGCACTCGGAGACGCTGCAATTGGCTTTCACGCGATTGGCCAACCAAGTTGATGCGATCGCGACGATGCAACTGGTGCGGGCGACCAATGCCGATGGGCAGTGGGCCGAAACCATTGAACTGGCGGAGACGTATCTGGAGCAGGCTCCCCCCGATCAAAAATACCGTGACCAGATCGAAGCCGGGTTGGCGGAGGCGCGACAAAACCTCGCGAATGCGCCGACCTCAAATTGA